Below is a genomic region from Castanea sativa cultivar Marrone di Chiusa Pesio chromosome 2, ASM4071231v1.
actatttaagtgGCTGCACTTGTTtggagtggatttttttttttttgtttcaaaatatcCCTACActcctaggtttaagtagagacaaaactaaatgatagtttggtaaataattttttttgggtctaaaatacccctacacccctaGATTTAAGTggaaacaaaactaaaggataatttggtaaaaatacatgtctaacttgcactaaaatattgcctacaaaatatgaTCACTCTTcagttgatttttaaatttatttaaccaCCCACTAACATCATGGTGGAATGTTGATAGGGTTATTTTGCATGTACCTCTCAATCATTAGATTTTGTTTATAGCCAACTGCTATTTATTTGgtaccaaatatttttttccctcaaaacgATCGAACTTTTTCTCAACTTGATCCGCTGCACAGAAATTTGCAATGTCAAGAGTCCTCTGCTGTTCCTACGATCTCTGAGAAGCGTGACTGTCAAAATGGTTTGTATCTATTGCAATTATATGTTCAATTCATGTTTGTTGGGCATGCAGCggttatttcttcttcttctcaaaagcTATATTTTTCATCATGAATTATGGTGATCGTTTTAACATGTTTTACTTGACAAAAAGTTTTGCCATTTTGAAACAGATGAATTGATGGAAATCATTAAAAAGGAGCCTATGGAGAAATGACTCTAGATTCGTGCAGTCATAAGGGCAAAACTCAAGAAATACACGGTCAAGTTTTATGTTCAAAtttctttatctatttataaattaggttcttaaaataaaaattatatatataaaataaaaaaacatagattttttttttttgttatcaccactaaaaaaaaaaaatctcatcgtACGCGTGAAGTGCGTGTAATGAGGCtagtataaattgaaaaaactatcaatctAAACCAACCTGAAACTTACCCAACTCCTCAACTCACGCAAACCAACCGGTATCAGGTTTGATGGGTTAGATGCGCACCCTGCCTGTGGGTTAGACTGGCGTTACAGCAAATAAAAGCCAGCCCAAAAGCCCAACCATGAACAACCTGTACTTCGGCCCAAAAAGCCCATATCCTaactgaaaataaacaaaaagcctctctctctctctctctcgctgtGTGAAAGCAATCATGGAATCGTCTTCTCGACCGAACCGCGAGAAGATGGTAAAGAAGGTAATTTGGCCAGCGATACGAGGGCGATCTTGTCCAATCTGTCTGAAAGACATGGAAGCTCGAGAAGCCGCGGTGCTCACAGATTGCAAACACGCCTACTGCGTCGGATGCATTCGGAAGTGGAGTGGTCTCAAACGAAACTGCCCTCTCTGTAATGCTCACTTCGATTCCTGGCTCTGCGATATCTCCCTTTCTTCTCGAACCTTCTACAAAGAGAGATTACCTGCTTTGAACAATAATAGCTGTACTGATAGTACTAGAAACGACGACGTTCAAGTCGGTTTCAGCCGAATAGGTCATCGGCATCGAAGGTGAGCAATTTTGAGATTTGTGTATATATTGCTGTTTGATTTCCGAGAAAGTGtaggaaaaagaagaggaatttcactttttaataaaagaaaaaaaagttgttaatttGTGAATTAGGCTCACTATAGTTgtggtgttttgttttttcagtttaaaatttagattaaaattGATGCTAGCCCAATAGATTATTGGATGTgcgtgagtgtgtgtgtgtgtgtttttttttttaaaaattgtttctctgtttggttgctgagaaagtgTTAGTaggagaaaataaatttacgttttggaagagaaaaaaaaatcggaATGAAAGAAAAACTGGTCTTTTTAGCCTTTTAGTTTGTGAACTAGGCTCAGTAAGCAGAGAAATTATACAATCCTTGTGGACCACTTCACTGTCCATcattctactaaaaaaaaactcccaaaattgCTGAGTCgataatcaatttttgtttaatttttttttactcagtTTTAGTGGAACAATAGACCCCGTTACTTGTCCGCCACGagaaccttataatttctccaatAAGTAAGTGATGCAGTGCAATTTCAAGTAGCCATATCCTAATCCTCTTATAactaattagttagttagttagataATTTCTTAAGTATTAGCCGATAGGATATAGACACTTGTCAACCATCTAGAGGCTGTCAATAAGTAGTAGAATGTAAGCGCTTTGTAAATCAGTTTTTGATAATTGAATGAATTGTTAGCCTTTGTGTGTTATTTGGAACTACCTGTTTTTGCACAGGTACTTCTATCAATGTGTTCTAAGCAACTCAGCATTTCATTGTTTCTAAATCATACACAAATAGCCCATCACATTCCCTGCATCAGTAAGTGTGATGGcggccttttgtttttttatttatattttttataatttttaaaattattttatttagtttaaaattcaGATTGAAATTGGTTTAAATAGAATAGAGCCTCAAAGTtgagtttttattatatttgtttctCTGTTTGCTGCTGAGAAAGCTTGGAAGCATAGAGGATTCATTTAGGGTGCCGTACCCATGTAGTATCCGTGTCGTATCCGTATGTGTTGTACCAGCagttttatgttataattttttagaaattactCGTGTCACCATATCTTACCCATGTCCGTGGCTGTGCTTCCTAGTGAGAACTAGTGAGAAAGCGTGAGGTAAAGAAGAGAAATAGactgttttgtttcttttcttttgttttgaattgagttCATTGTTGTTTTGCATATATGGTTTTGTAAGAATTGGTATTTTGAACTCAAATATTACCTTTTTCCAACTTCATATAGGACTATTCGGAGAATAAGGAATGAATCAAATAGCCTTAGCTGGCAACGAAGGTCATTGCCGTGGAGGAGGTCTTTTGGACAGCCAGGATCTGTGCCTCCTGATGTTATTGCTGAAAGAAAACTTCAATGGCGTGCCAGGTaccttatcaaaaataaataaaaaataaaaattataggtATAATTTTTGGCATTTGGGTTATGATATGTACATATACTTACATATTTAGCAATggtcttgaattttttttttttttttgttgtgtttttgactttttgttgt
It encodes:
- the LOC142623410 gene encoding uncharacterized protein LOC142623410 isoform X1, with the protein product MESSSRPNREKMVKKVIWPAIRGRSCPICLKDMEAREAAVLTDCKHAYCVGCIRKWSGLKRNCPLCNAHFDSWLCDISLSSRTFYKERLPALNNNSCTDSTRNDDVQVGFSRIGHRHRRTIRRIRNESNSLSWQRRSLPWRRSFGQPGSVPPDVIAERKLQWRASIYSRRLRAVSSPAQNCREQNISGNIGAKERIVQRIGPWIRRELQAILGDPDPSVIVHVASSLFIASLENNINVHSEQLNFEDESIASLRRFLDDRTSMFWHELRCFAESSLNMETYDAVVEYEQLG
- the LOC142623410 gene encoding uncharacterized protein LOC142623410 isoform X2 → MESSSRPNREKMVKKVIWPAIRGRSCPICLKDMEAREAAVLTDCKHAYCVGCIRKWSGLKRNCPLCNAHFDSWLCDISLSSRTFYKERLPALNNNSCTDSTRNDDVQVGFSRIGHRHRRTIRRIRNESNSLSWQRRSLPWRRSFGQPGSVPPDVIAERKLQWRASIYSRRLRAVSSPAQNCREQNISGNIGAKERIVQRIGPWIRRELQAILGDPDPSVIVHVASSLFIASLENNINVHSEQLNFEDESIASLRRFLDDRTSMFWHELREFTKHGDI